A genomic segment from Pseudopipra pipra isolate bDixPip1 chromosome 14, bDixPip1.hap1, whole genome shotgun sequence encodes:
- the HSDL1 gene encoding inactive hydroxysteroid dehydrogenase-like protein 1: MAAVDHFSLLYREISRSCSFYMEALALVGAWYTVRKCVSLACGTYSMLRLHVIPRLGGEVDLVRQYGQWAVVTGSTDGIGKAYAQELAKRGVNIILVSRNKEKLEAVSRSISETYNVETEFIVADFSKGREPYPAIKEALKDREIGILVNNVGMFAGYANYYTDLTEDMLWDTIHTNIASANMMTHIVLPGMVKKKKGAIVNISSVFCSQPTPLVTTYGASKIYLDYFSRAIHYEYASKGIFVQSLTPSTIATNMVAFNSWLNKRSFLFPSAEEYASHAISTLGLSTRTSGFWKHELLFALAERLPEWMWARLALYLGGIVREQALHPK, translated from the exons ATGGCAGCAGTGGATCATTTCTCCCTCTTGTACAGGGAAATCAGTCGTTCCTGCAGTTTCTACATGGAAGCCCTGGCTCTGGTTGGAGCTTGGTACACAGTCAGAAAGTGTGTGTCTCTGGCGTGTGGCACTTACAGCATGCTGCGGCTGCACGTCATCCCCAGGCTGGGCGGTGAGGTTGATCTCGTCAGGCAGTATGGACAATGGGCTGTGGTCACTG GTAGCACGGATGGCATCGGGAAGGCGTACGCCCAAGAACTGGCAAAGCGGGGAGTCAACATCATCCTGGTCAGCAGGAACAAGGAGAAGCTGGAGGCCGTGTCCAGGAGCATATCTGAGACCTATAACGTGGAGACAGAGTTCATTGTAGCTGATTTCAGCAAGGGGCGTGAGCCTTACCCGGCCATTAAGGAGGCTCTGAAAGACAGAGAAATTGGGATTTTGGTGAATAATGTGGGAATGTTTGCTGGCTACGCGAACTATTATACTGATCTGACTGAGGACATGCTGTGGGACACAATCCACACCAATATTGCCTCTGCTAACATGATGACACATATTGTGCTGCCAGGTATggtaaagaagaagaaaggggcAATTGTGAACATTTCTTCTGTATTCTGTAGTCAGCCGACACCACTGGTAACAACCTATGGAGCCTCTAAA ATCTACTTGGACTATTTCAGTAGAGCAATACATTATGAGTATGCCTCAAAAGGAATTTTTGTTCAAAGTCTAACCCCAAGTACAATTGCTACAAACATGGTAGCATTCAACAGCTGGTTGAACAAGAGATCTTTCTTGTTTCCTTCTGCTGAGGAATATGCAAGTCATGCTATTTCTACTCTTGGGTTATCCACAAGGACCTCTGGTTTCTGGAAGCATGAATTACTG TTCGCGCTGGCCGAGCGCCTGCCGGAGTGGATGTGGGCACGGCTCGCCCTGTACCTCGGCGGCATCGTACGCGAGCAAGCTTTGCACCCCAAGTGA